Below is a genomic region from Caballeronia sp. SBC1.
CGTCATCTGGTCGCGCAGGGACTGCATGACAGCATTGCGCAGAGCCTGAATTTCCTGAAGCTGCAACTGCATTTACTCGATGACGCCGCAAGCCGCGACGACATGAACGAAGTGCGCGAGATCGCGCCGTTGTTGCGCGGAGGTCTTGAGGAAAGCTACGAGGACGTACGTGAACTGCTCGTCAATTTCCGCACCAAATTCGCGACAGGCAACCTTCGCGACGCGGTGGACGAAACGGTAATGCGCTTCGAACGGCAAACGGACACGCAGGTCAGGCTCGACTACGACGAAGCCGGCGGACTGCCCTTGCCGCCCGATCAGCAGCTACAGGTGCTGTTCATTCTTCAGGAAGCGTTGTCAAACATTCGCAAACATGCGTTGGCTACGCAGGTCTATATTACGCTCAAGAATGCCCGTGATTTCGAACTGACGATCCAAGATAACGGCGACGGTTATGATCCCGCCAATATCGCCAGTCGCGGCGAGGCCCACGTCGGCTTTCACATCATGCGTGAACGCGCAGCCCGGCTCGGTGCGCAATTAGAGCTGAACAGCGAACCTGGAAAGGGCGCACGCGTCCACCTTCTGCTGCCCGTCAGCGAACGGCAGGCAGCATGACCATCCGTATTCTTTTAATCGACGACCACACGCTGTTTCGCTCCGGCGTGCGCGCGTTATTGCAGCGTCAGCCCGACTTCGAAGTCGTGGACGACGCCGCCGATGGTATCGAAGGGTTCAAGCGCGCGAAGCAGCATCGCCCGGACGTGGTCCTGCTCGATTTGAACATGCCGGGGTTATCGGGTATCGAAACGTTGCAGTTGCTCCAGCAGGATTTGCCGGACACCGCGGTCATCATGCTGACCGTGTCGGAAGATGTGGATGAACTGACCCGCGCGCTGCGTGAAGGTGCGTGCGGCTATCTGTTGAAAAACATGGAAGCCGATGCACTCGCCGCCATGATCCGCCGCGCGGCCGAGGGCGAATCCGTGATCGCGGAGAGCATGACTCAGCGGCTGATCGCACAAATGAGAACGCCGGCGCGAGCAGAAGACACGGAGCCGCCCCCGTCGCTCGAACCACGCAGCTCGCCTGCATCGCCTGTGTTAACGCCAAGAGAACGCGATATTGTGCGGGTCCTGGCGCGCGGTGCGAGCAACAAGGATATCGCGCGTGAACTCGACCTGGCCGAAAGCACCGTGAAGATCCACGTGCGCAATGTGCTTCGCAAGCTCAATCTGTCGAGCCGCGTGCAGATCGCGATCCACCCGCTCGCACGCGACCTGGCCGAGTGACCGCGACCACCACTACAAACAATGACTAACGCGCACGCGTCCCGATCAGCTCGCGATACACCTCGACGTATCGCAGCGCGGACGCTTCCCAGCCGAAGTCCTGCTCCATCGCGCGACGCACGACGGCTTTCCATTCCGGCCGCCGCTGCTTCAATGCAAACGCGCGTCGGATAGCGGCAACAATCGAATGCCGGTCGAATTTCTCAAACACAAAACCCGTAGCCAGGTCGTCAGCGAGATTCTCCAGCGACGCATCCACCACGGTGTCGGCAAGACCGCCCACGCAGTGAACAAGCGGTAGTGAACCGTATGCCAACGCGTACAACTGCGTCAGGCCGCACGGCTCGAAGCGTGACGGGACCATGACGATATCGCTGCCCGCGATAATCGAATGGGAGAGCGTCTCGTCGAATCCAAGCTCCACGGCAACCGCATGCGGATGCGCCAGCGCGGCTTTCTTGAGGCCGTTTTCAAGCGCCGGGTCCCCAGTACCCAGCACGACGAGTTGCCCGCCGCGCTGGACAATCTCGGGAATGACCGAGAGCAAGAGATCAATCCCCTTCTGCTCGGTCAGCCGGCTCACCACACCGAACAACAAGGCATCCGGCTCGCGCGCGAGGCCTACCCGTTCCTGCAATGCGGCTTTGCACTTCGCTTTGCCGGTGAACTTTGCGATTGAGTATTGCGTGTCAATGGAGGCATCCGTCGCCGGATTCCACACGGTCTTATCGACGCCGTTGAGAATGCCGCTAATGTCGTGCGTGCGGGTGCGCAGCAAACCGTCGAGCCCGGCGCCCTGCGCATGGGTTTGAATCTCGCGTGCGTAGGTGGGGCTCACGGTCGTGATGCGGTCCGCGTAGAACAGCCCGGCTTTGAGAAAAGACAGATGACCGTAAAACTCGATGCCGTCGACGGAGAAAAAATCCGCCGGCAGCTGCAGCACACCGAATCCCGCGGCGGGAAATACGCCTTGATAGGCGAGGTTATGGACCGTCATGACCGACGGCACGCGTGCCACGCCCGTCTCGCGCTCGCGTGCCCTCAAATACGCCGGCGCGAGGCCGGCGTGCCAGTCATGCGCGTGCAGGACGTCGGGCTTCCAGGCGGGATCGGCACCAGTCGCGAGCCGCGCCGCCGCCCAGCCGAGCAGCGCAAAACGCCGGTCGCTGTCGGCATACTGCGTATGCGAGCTGTCCAGATACGGATTGCCCGGCCGGTCGAAGAACGCGTCCGCGCGCACCACGTAGACCACGATTCCGTGCGGTTCGAGCAATCCGCGCTCGAGCCGCACGTTATCGATGCCAAACGCCCAACCAAGCTCGGCCACCGTCTCGATCTGCGTCAGGCCCGCCACCACGGAAGGAAACGCCGGCAGGATCACGCGGGCATTCGTGCCCAGTTGCGTCTGGGCCGGCGGCAACGCGCCCACGACATCGGCGAGGCCGCCGGTTTTCAAAAGCGGATACATCTCCGCTGCAACATGCAGCACGCATACGGTCATCGGTTCCCCATTGGCTTGTTCCGGTCGCCCGAATTATGACTGCTTCGCTTGTCCGAGACGTGTCAGTGCCTCCTGTGTCACGAGCACCACGCCATTTTCGGTCCGGAAAAACCGCTCGGCGTCGTAATCGGGATCTTCGCCTATGACCAGCCCCTCCGGCAGCGTGCAACCCCGGTCGATCACGACGCGCTTCAGGCGGCAACTCGGTCCGACCGTGACCTGCGGCAACAGCACGGCCTCGTTGATATGACAGAACGAATGCACCCGCACCGCCGATGAAAACACCGACCGCGCGACCTGCGAACCTGAGATCACGCAGCCGCCGCACACGAGCAGATTGTTGATCGCGCCCTGCTGCCCGTGCAGGTCGCGCACGAACTTGCCTGGCGGCAACTGCTCCTGGTTAGTCCAGATGGGCCATTTGCGATCGTATAGGTCGAGCGCGGGAATGGTCGACGCCAGGTCCAGATTGGCCGACCAGTACGCATCCACGGTGCCGACGTCGCGCCAGTACGGCGGCGCGTTCGGATCGGTTTCGGAGGTCACGCACGACATGCCGAAGGGGTGCGCGATCGCCTTGCCGCTCGTTACCACGCGCGGCAGGATGTCCTTGCCGAAGTCGTGATCCGTATCGGACGTCAGGATGTTCTCTTCGAGCAATTGATACAAATACTTCGCGCTGAACACGTAAATGCCCATGCTCGCGAGGGCAACGTCGGGCTTGCCCGGCATCGCGGGGGGATCCTCCGGTTTTTCCAGGAAATCCGTTATGCGGCGCTGCGCGTCGACGTGCATCACACCGAACGCGGTCGCTTCCATACGCGGCACTTCAATACAGCCGACCGTGCAATCCGCGCCGCTCTCGACGTGATCGAGAATCATGCGCGTGTAGTCCTGCTTGTAGATGTGATCGCCCGCCAGCACGATGATGTACTCAGGTCCGATCGACCGGATGATGTCGAGATTCTGGAAGACCGCATCCGCCGTCCCCCTGTACCAGCTTGAATCAACGCGTTGCTGGGCCGGCCAGATATCGATGAACTCGTTGAACTCCCCACGCAGGAAACCCCAGCCGCGCTGCAGATGGCGCAAGAGCGAATGTGCCTTGTATTGCGTGACGACCGCGATGCGCCGGATGCCGGAATTCAGGCAATTCGACAGTGCGAAGTCCACAATCCGGTATTTACCGCCAAAATGCACGGCTGGTTTGACGCGTTTATTCGTGAGCGGTCCGAGTCGGGTACCTCGGCCGCCTGCTAGGACGATAGCCAGCGTGTTCTTCTGCAGATCCGTACGATTTCCTGTCAGCGTCTCCATACCGACCTCCTGTTTTGCGGCCTGTCTCTGGCCAGTTTGTAGCTTGTTTCAGCTGTTTTCCGGTGCTTGCTGGCGAATGTCTCGAATTGGATTGGGGTGGTTTTCTCCAGAGGATTTGAACGGCCATTCATTGAGCGGTTGGAATGATTTTGCTGCAAAGGTGAATAGTTCGCACCTGCTTTTCGGAAATTGATGCGCGAGATCATCAAAATCGCTTTGCAATCCGATGGAAATCTTCCGTAGCGTGATTCTGTTCATGGGCGGTGCACAAAAAACAGAATGGTTTAGCAATCCTCATGCCAAGGGGAATGCCAAGCGAATGTGAAGCGAATTTCTCCTGCGGCAAGTCACCTGCGACAACGTTTTACGCGGTGAGTTCTTCCGGCCAGGGCAAAAACCACGGCACAATGATGTCCGGCATGCCGAAGCTGCATGCGGTTTTCGTGCGCGGCCTCTGGCCGCTGTCCTGCACCTCGCTAAAAACCATCATGCAAAACGTCCTCAGTATCCAGTCACATGTGGTCTTCGGCCACGCAGGCAATAGCGCGGCAGTCTTCCCAATGCGCCGCATGGGCGTCAACGTCTGGCCGCTCAACACCGTGCAGTTCTCGAATCACACGCAATACGGCCGCTGGACCGGCGGTGTTGTCGACGCTGACGAACTGACGCGCGTGATCGAGGGAATTGGCGCTATCGGGGTCCTGTCGCGCTGCAATGCGATCCTGTCAGGCTATCTCGGCTCGCCCGAGCAAGGCGCCGCGGTCGTGGAAATTGTCAGGATGGTGAAAGCCGTCAACCCGAGAGCGCGCTATTTCTGCGACCCCGTCATGGGCGCCACCAGCGGCTGCATCGTGGAACCCGGCATCCAGGAGTTCCTGGTGAATACCATGCCGGAAGTCTCCGATGCCATGACACCCAATCACATTGAATTGCAGAAGCTGACGGGGCGCACCATCGAGACGGTGGATGAAGCGGTCACCGCGTGCCGCGAGGTGATCGCCCGCGGCCCGAAGGTGGTGCTCGTCAAACACCTGATCGACAGGAACAGCCGCGCCGATACCTTCAACATGCTCGCCGTGACCGAGACCGAAGCGTGGTTCGCGCAACGGCCGCTCTACCCGTTCGCGCGCCAACCGGTCGGCGTAGGCGACCTGACCAGCGCGGTATTTCTCGCGCGCACGCTACTGGGCGACTCGGTGCGTGACGCGCTGGAACACACCCTCGCCGCAGTGAACGCCGTGGTCAGGAACACGTTCCAGGCCGGGCGCTACGAGCTTGAACTCGTTGCCTCGCAGGACGAAATTGCCTATCCCACGGAACGTTTCCCCGCCCTTGGGGTGGATTCCGAGTAGGACTGCTGGCCGGGTTGCTGCCTCGAATTGCTGACCCGAATTGCGACCCGAGCTGCAGCCCCTCTCGCGGGCTGGACCGGCACTTGCTCTTCCCATCACGTCTGCGGCCCAGGCCGGCCGCAAGCAGGTGCATCGCGAGCAGGCGCACCGCAGTGATCAAGCGGGGCACACGGCGCGCGTTGCATCCCCTTCGCATCTCATCCGGGAACGTTATGAACCCAGTCCTCGAAGGTCAGGTCGCACTCGTCACCGGCGGCAGTTCGGGCATAGGCTACGGCGTGGCGCAAGCGCTCGCAAATGCCGGCGCGAGCGTCGCCATCAACTACCACTCCCATGGCGAAGCCGCTGAAGCGCTCGCGGCATCGATAGAAAAAACCGGTGGCCATGCCATCGCGGTCCAGGCGGACGTTTCGGACGAAGCCGATATCGACGCCATGTTCGACACGCTGATCAAGCGCTTCGGCACGGTGGACATCGTGGTCGCGAATTCCGGCTTGCAGAAGGACGCAAAGTTCGTCGACATGACGCTCGCCGACTGGAACGCCGTGATGAACGTGAACCTCACGGGCCAGTTCCTCACCGCTCAACGCGCCGTGCGTGAATTCCTCCGGCGCGGCCCGCGTCCGGTGTCCAGGTCGCTCGGCAAGATCATCTGCATGAGCTCGGTGCATGAAGTCATTCCTTGGGCGGGACATGTCAACTACGCGTCGTCGAAGGGCGGCATCCAGATGATGATGAAATCGCTCGCCCAGGAAGTCGCGCCGCATAGGATCCGCGTGAATTCCATCGCACCGGGCGCCATCCGCACGCCGATCAACAAGGGTGCATGGGACAGCCCCGAGGCGT
It encodes:
- the pdxY gene encoding pyridoxal kinase PdxY — translated: MQNVLSIQSHVVFGHAGNSAAVFPMRRMGVNVWPLNTVQFSNHTQYGRWTGGVVDADELTRVIEGIGAIGVLSRCNAILSGYLGSPEQGAAVVEIVRMVKAVNPRARYFCDPVMGATSGCIVEPGIQEFLVNTMPEVSDAMTPNHIELQKLTGRTIETVDEAVTACREVIARGPKVVLVKHLIDRNSRADTFNMLAVTETEAWFAQRPLYPFARQPVGVGDLTSAVFLARTLLGDSVRDALEHTLAAVNAVVRNTFQAGRYELELVASQDEIAYPTERFPALGVDSE
- a CDS encoding response regulator; amino-acid sequence: MTIRILLIDDHTLFRSGVRALLQRQPDFEVVDDAADGIEGFKRAKQHRPDVVLLDLNMPGLSGIETLQLLQQDLPDTAVIMLTVSEDVDELTRALREGACGYLLKNMEADALAAMIRRAAEGESVIAESMTQRLIAQMRTPARAEDTEPPPSLEPRSSPASPVLTPRERDIVRVLARGASNKDIARELDLAESTVKIHVRNVLRKLNLSSRVQIAIHPLARDLAE
- a CDS encoding SDR family oxidoreductase — protein: MNPVLEGQVALVTGGSSGIGYGVAQALANAGASVAINYHSHGEAAEALAASIEKTGGHAIAVQADVSDEADIDAMFDTLIKRFGTVDIVVANSGLQKDAKFVDMTLADWNAVMNVNLTGQFLTAQRAVREFLRRGPRPVSRSLGKIICMSSVHEVIPWAGHVNYASSKGGIQMMMKSLAQEVAPHRIRVNSIAPGAIRTPINKGAWDSPEALKTLLELVPYGRIGESEDIGRAAVWLASDDSDYVVGTTLFVDGGMTLYPGFADNG
- the glgA gene encoding glycogen synthase GlgA, producing MTVCVLHVAAEMYPLLKTGGLADVVGALPPAQTQLGTNARVILPAFPSVVAGLTQIETVAELGWAFGIDNVRLERGLLEPHGIVVYVVRADAFFDRPGNPYLDSSHTQYADSDRRFALLGWAAARLATGADPAWKPDVLHAHDWHAGLAPAYLRARERETGVARVPSVMTVHNLAYQGVFPAAGFGVLQLPADFFSVDGIEFYGHLSFLKAGLFYADRITTVSPTYAREIQTHAQGAGLDGLLRTRTHDISGILNGVDKTVWNPATDASIDTQYSIAKFTGKAKCKAALQERVGLAREPDALLFGVVSRLTEQKGIDLLLSVIPEIVQRGGQLVVLGTGDPALENGLKKAALAHPHAVAVELGFDETLSHSIIAGSDIVMVPSRFEPCGLTQLYALAYGSLPLVHCVGGLADTVVDASLENLADDLATGFVFEKFDRHSIVAAIRRAFALKQRRPEWKAVVRRAMEQDFGWEASALRYVEVYRELIGTRAR
- the glgC gene encoding glucose-1-phosphate adenylyltransferase; amino-acid sequence: METLTGNRTDLQKNTLAIVLAGGRGTRLGPLTNKRVKPAVHFGGKYRIVDFALSNCLNSGIRRIAVVTQYKAHSLLRHLQRGWGFLRGEFNEFIDIWPAQQRVDSSWYRGTADAVFQNLDIIRSIGPEYIIVLAGDHIYKQDYTRMILDHVESGADCTVGCIEVPRMEATAFGVMHVDAQRRITDFLEKPEDPPAMPGKPDVALASMGIYVFSAKYLYQLLEENILTSDTDHDFGKDILPRVVTSGKAIAHPFGMSCVTSETDPNAPPYWRDVGTVDAYWSANLDLASTIPALDLYDRKWPIWTNQEQLPPGKFVRDLHGQQGAINNLLVCGGCVISGSQVARSVFSSAVRVHSFCHINEAVLLPQVTVGPSCRLKRVVIDRGCTLPEGLVIGEDPDYDAERFFRTENGVVLVTQEALTRLGQAKQS